The sequence below is a genomic window from Microbacterium sp. cx-55.
CCACACCGAACGGCACCGCGACCTTCGTCAGGTCGAGCCCGTTCGGAAGCGTCCGCTGCTCCAGCACCCGTCCGACCGGGTCGGGCAGGTCTGCCACGTCGCGGACGGCCGCCGCGAGGGAGGCTACGCGCCCCGCATCCAGGGTCAGACGATCCTGCAGGGCGATGCTCAACCCGGTCTCCCGCCCACGGGCGAGGTCGGCGCCATTGGCCGCCACGACGGTGTCGACCGCACGCTCGATCGCGTCGGCCATCGCGTAGAGCAGATCGCGCTTGCTCGCGTCATCGAGAAGGGCGATCTCGCGGGCCGCATCCTTCGCCCGCAGCATCCGTTCGCGTGCGGTGGCCGGGGCAGCGGAAGCGAGCGGAGTGGCGATGGCCTGCGTCATCGCGCCAGTCTAGCGAGCCACTCCCACGGGGCCGGTCGCGGGCACGGACAACGGTGTCGGATTCGGCTCGAACCACGTACCGACCGGGCCGCCCGCGAGTGCCTCGTGCACCAGGTCGGCGCTCGTGACGAGCACGCCGATTCCGGACGCTGCCGCGAGGCGCGCGGCCGAAACCTTCGTCGCCGCTCCCCCGGTACCGACGCTGTTCACCACGACCGAGCCGAACTGATAGCCCGACAGGTCGTCACCGTAGGAGACCTCGTGGATCGGCCGCGCGCCCGGTTCATCCGGGGGCGCGGTGTAGAGGCAGGCGATGTCGCTCAACAGCACCACACCGTCGGCGCCGATCAGCTGCGCGACGAGCGCCGCGAGCCGGTCGTTGTCGCCGAAGCGAATCTCGTGGGTTGCGACCGTGTCGTTCTCGTTAACGATCGGCAGGATCCGGAGCCCGAGGAGCCGCTCCATCGCGCGGCGCGCATTGGAGCGGTGCGTCGGGTTCTCCAGGTCTCCTGCGGTGAGCAGCACCTGCCCGGCGACGATCCGGAATGGGCGCAGAGACTCCTGATACCGGTAGATCAGGATGTTCTGTCCGACTGCCGCGGCGGCCTGCTGGGTCGCCAGGTCGGTCGGCCTGCTGTCGAGCTCGAGGAACGGCATCCCCGTCGCGATCGCGCCCGACGAGACGAGGACGACCTCGGTGCCTCGTCCGTGCGCGGCCGCGAGAGCCTCGACGATCGGCTGGATCTTCGCGGCGTTCTCACCGCTGATCGACGACGACCCGACCTTCACCACGACACGACGCGCGCCGGCGAGTTCGGCGCGCGTGCGGGCCGTCACGCGTCGTCCTTGCGGACACGCTCCGCTTCGAGCTCGGCGCGTGCTTCCGCCTTCGCATTCATCCGCTCGTGATAGCGCTCGCGTCGCTCGGACGTCGTCCGACGATCGTTTTGGAACA
It includes:
- the proB gene encoding glutamate 5-kinase, with the translated sequence MTARTRAELAGARRVVVKVGSSSISGENAAKIQPIVEALAAAHGRGTEVVLVSSGAIATGMPFLELDSRPTDLATQQAAAAVGQNILIYRYQESLRPFRIVAGQVLLTAGDLENPTHRSNARRAMERLLGLRILPIVNENDTVATHEIRFGDNDRLAALVAQLIGADGVVLLSDIACLYTAPPDEPGARPIHEVSYGDDLSGYQFGSVVVNSVGTGGAATKVSAARLAAASGIGVLVTSADLVHEALAGGPVGTWFEPNPTPLSVPATGPVGVAR